A genomic segment from Papilio machaon chromosome 10, ilPapMach1.1, whole genome shotgun sequence encodes:
- the LOC106718142 gene encoding phosphatidylinositol N-acetylglucosaminyltransferase subunit Q codes for MSSLRLILPIKPKSSNTEIYFKGYIQTNKENLTTIYVTKYSKTCALFEETVTKADNVIYGYYSNYETHKFKFKSFSNYLIMSDQICPRIQYLSIDGKKINDIDSCIIIFYEHHAIKNSETLCECNDFIFELQTLVRNDCREDQNRTDYEATFQNPSWLVSSMFIQHIFNYLNMIIWLIKSVRRNRKISMKEGNFILSILLDITIGYFILELLLKDKKDLGILLMGILEKLVNLMYTLLKWLMGSPAGLKLNNAFNKMLGRYFSYHIELWWLFLDVSGEKLNIILHLYGYIGYLGFTFQAAIIADMICIATFHSYCIYVYAARLFNIQISGLIALLRLFVGRKYNPLRGGIDSCEYTNQELFVGTVAFTILLLLLPTTVMYYTVFTMFRVLSMLVQYILAKCIYLLQTFPLYVFILWITKSTKVAGNVFLEVVKNDETSLLMLQIKLFTVPLQYLVNNFKPPVEVSKHVEWSNIVSNIVTGKQII; via the exons aTGTCATCACTGAGATTAATTCTTCCCATAAAGCCAAAATCATCAAATACTGAGATTTACTTTAAGggatacatacaaacaaacaaagaaaatttgaCTACGATAtacgttacaaaatattctaaaacttGTGCTCTATTTGAAGAAACAGTAACCAAGGctgataatgttatttatggaTATTATAGTAATTATGAAACACACAAGTTCAAATTCAAAtcatttagtaattatttgaTCATGAGTGATCAAATATGCCCacgaatacaatatttaagtatagatgggaaaaaaataaatgatattgatagttgtataataattttttatgaacaCCATGCAATCAAAAATTCAGAAACATTGTGTGAatgtaatgattttatttttgaactgCAAACTTTAGTGAGAAATGATTGTAGAGAGGATCAAAACAGAACAGATTATGAAGCCACATTTCAAAATCCTTCCTGGCTAGTTTCATCAATGTTTATTCAAcatatattcaattatttaaatatgataatatgGCTCATAAAATCAGTCAGAAGAAATAGAAAA ATATCAATGAAAgaaggaaattttattttatcaattctGTTAGATATTACTAttggatattttatattagagTTACTTTTAAAGGACAAAAAAGATTTAGGCATACTTTTAATGGGTATTTTGGag aaATTAGTTAATCTGATGTACACTTTGTTGAAATGGTTAATGGGTTCTCCAGCCGGTCTTAAACTGAACaatgcttttaataaaatgttgggaagatatttttcttatcaCATTGAACTTTGGTGGCTGTTTTTAg ATGTTTCtggtgaaaaattaaatattatactgCATTTGTATGGATATATTGGTTACCTAGGTTTTACATTTCAAGCTGCAATAATAGCAGATATGATTTGCATTGCCACATTTCATTCATATTGTATTTATGTGTATGCTGCAag gttgtttaatattcaaatatctgGATTGATTGCATTGTTAAGATTGTTTGTTGGTAGAAAATACAATCCCTTAAGAGGAGGCATTGACTCCTGTGAATACACAAATCAAGAACTTTTTGTAGGAACAGTTGCATTCACTattctgttattattattacctacAACCGTTATGTATTACACAGTATTTACTATG tttcgaGTGTTGTCAATGCTGGTTCAATATATACTTGccaaatgtatatatttactacaaaCTTTCCCcttgtatgtttttattctatggATAACCAAATCAACAAAAGTTGCAG GAAATGTCTTCCTTGAAGTAGTGAAAAATGATGAGACATCtcttttaatgttacaaatcAAACTGTTCACTGTTCCATTGCAATATTTAGTCAATAACTTCAAACCTCCAGTGGAGGTGTCAAAACATGTTGAATGGAGCAATATTGTATCAAATATTGTCACtggaaaacaaataatataa